The following proteins come from a genomic window of Nostoc sp. TCL26-01:
- a CDS encoding DUF3891 family protein — protein MIVNATPNGWEIIYHRSHALLAAQLAGQWRRKDYPARIYETIAAISHHDDLEKEWEEDNLTEGGAPMDFTMAPQTMIPDTSFQKLADLAKNARYRGRWVALLISMHISRLNESRRGQSPDFDAFLDEQLQNQQRFREELGIDKDEVDAAYAFMQWCVSEAYRRYRLSLILCQRELPADERFLEISKGPDDQRYDIMERGDQLLSVQPWPFENDQFTVNVEACDLHQLKFQSNAELTQALQAAPIKVLEWTFIKS, from the coding sequence GTGATTGTTAATGCTACACCAAATGGATGGGAAATCATTTATCACCGTTCCCATGCTTTATTGGCTGCTCAATTGGCAGGACAATGGCGACGTAAGGACTATCCTGCCAGAATATATGAAACTATAGCAGCAATTTCCCATCATGATGACTTAGAGAAAGAATGGGAAGAAGATAACTTAACTGAGGGGGGTGCGCCAATGGATTTTACAATGGCTCCCCAAACCATGATTCCAGACACCTCCTTTCAGAAACTAGCTGATTTAGCCAAAAATGCTCGTTATCGGGGGCGTTGGGTAGCTCTATTGATTTCCATGCACATTAGTCGTTTAAATGAGTCAAGAAGGGGACAGTCTCCAGATTTTGACGCATTTTTAGATGAACAATTGCAAAATCAGCAGCGTTTTCGTGAGGAACTGGGTATAGATAAAGATGAGGTAGATGCAGCTTATGCTTTTATGCAGTGGTGTGTTAGCGAAGCTTACCGTAGGTATCGCTTATCTTTGATTTTATGTCAGCGTGAGTTACCTGCTGATGAAAGATTTTTAGAAATTAGCAAAGGGCCTGATGATCAACGTTATGACATTATGGAGCGTGGTGATCAGTTGTTGAGTGTCCAACCCTGGCCTTTTGAAAATGATCAGTTTACCGTCAATGTAGAGGCTTGTGATTTACATCAGCTAAAGTTTCAAAGCAATGCGGAACTCACTCAAGCGCTACAAGCAGCACCAATCAAAGTACTAGAGTGGACTTTTATCAAAAGTTAG
- the hemN gene encoding oxygen-independent coproporphyrinogen III oxidase, with translation MVFVLPGVKFDLDMIKKYDTPAPRYTSYPPATQLTEEFTATDFQKAIALSNQRQSPLSLYFHIPFCQSACYFCGCNTVISNNKNIAKPYLEKLVQEIKHTANLIDTNRRVLQVHWGGGTPNYLDCDQVEFLWKNITQYFNIDSQAEISIEINPRYVDKNYIFFLREIGFNRISFGIQDFNSQVQVAVNRIQSEELLFDVMSWIKAAQFDSVNVDLIYGLPHQTLQTFRETVKKTVALDPDRIVVFNFAYVPWMKPAQKNIPVEALPQPQEKLEILKMTIEELTNSEYLFIGMDHFAKPDDELAIAQRNHTLQRNFQGYTTHAGTELLGFGATSISMLNDAYVQNHKHLQDYYQAISHDILPVSKGIKLTADDILRRDVIMCIMSNFQLSKQEIAEKYYIDFDEYFAEELEALKPLEVDGLVSLSSKYIQVTEIGRLLVRNIAVVFDIYHQNQDKHFSRTI, from the coding sequence ATGGTTTTTGTCTTACCTGGTGTCAAATTTGATCTGGATATGATCAAAAAATATGACACGCCTGCACCTAGATATACCAGTTATCCACCCGCTACACAGTTAACTGAAGAATTTACTGCAACTGATTTTCAAAAAGCGATCGCTCTCTCCAATCAACGCCAATCACCGCTTTCTTTGTATTTCCATATTCCTTTTTGTCAGAGTGCTTGTTATTTTTGTGGCTGTAATACAGTAATTTCTAATAACAAGAATATTGCTAAACCATACTTAGAAAAGTTGGTGCAAGAAATTAAGCATACTGCTAACTTGATTGATACCAACAGACGAGTTTTACAAGTTCATTGGGGTGGTGGTACACCCAATTACCTCGACTGTGATCAAGTTGAGTTTTTGTGGAAAAATATTACTCAATACTTTAATATTGATTCGCAAGCAGAAATCTCTATTGAGATTAATCCGCGTTACGTTGATAAAAACTACATTTTCTTTCTGAGGGAAATTGGCTTTAATCGCATTAGTTTTGGCATACAGGATTTTAATAGCCAAGTACAGGTAGCTGTTAACCGTATTCAATCAGAAGAACTACTATTTGATGTGATGAGTTGGATTAAAGCAGCTCAGTTTGATAGTGTGAATGTGGATTTAATTTACGGTTTACCTCATCAAACTTTACAGACATTTCGGGAGACAGTGAAAAAGACAGTTGCACTAGATCCCGATCGCATTGTAGTTTTTAACTTTGCTTATGTACCTTGGATGAAACCAGCACAAAAAAATATTCCTGTAGAGGCTTTACCTCAACCCCAGGAAAAGTTGGAAATATTAAAGATGACTATTGAGGAACTGACAAATAGCGAGTATTTGTTCATTGGGATGGATCATTTTGCTAAACCTGACGATGAACTAGCGATCGCTCAACGTAACCACACCCTCCAACGTAACTTCCAAGGCTACACTACCCACGCGGGTACAGAACTCTTAGGGTTTGGTGCTACATCTATCAGTATGCTCAATGATGCCTATGTACAAAATCATAAGCACCTGCAAGATTATTACCAAGCAATTTCCCATGATATCTTACCAGTCAGTAAAGGTATCAAACTAACGGCAGATGATATTCTCAGGCGAGATGTGATTATGTGTATCATGTCTAACTTTCAATTGTCTAAGCAAGAAATTGCCGAGAAGTATTATATCGATTTTGATGAATATTTTGCCGAAGAATTAGAAGCTTTAAAACCATTAGAAGTTGATGGATTGGTGAGCTTATCTAGCAAATATATCCAGGTAACAGAAATTGGTAGGTTATTAGTCAGAAATATTGCTGTTGTCTTTGATATCTATCATCAGAATCAAGACAAACATTTCTCACGCACTATCTAA
- a CDS encoding heme oxygenase (biliverdin-producing) → MSSNLAVKLRSGTQKAHTAAENVGFMKCFLKGVVDKECFGKFLSNLYFVYSELEAAIKSDINHPVISAVYFPELDRQASLEKDMVFYYGNEWRNLIAPSKSAQAYISHIRQLCATEPVLLIGHTYTRYMGDLSGGQMLQKIAQSTLRLSGYEGTSFYNFEQIPDKKAFKDKYRQALDSLPIDDATADRIVIEANKAFQFNMQMATDLEGNLIKALGQVVFSSLTSSRNPGSTEAASL, encoded by the coding sequence ATGAGCAGCAATCTAGCCGTCAAACTGCGCTCTGGCACTCAAAAAGCTCATACAGCCGCAGAAAACGTAGGATTTATGAAATGTTTTTTGAAGGGGGTTGTAGATAAAGAATGCTTTGGCAAGTTTTTGAGCAACTTGTATTTTGTCTACAGTGAACTGGAAGCAGCAATTAAAAGCGATATCAACCATCCAGTTATCAGTGCAGTTTACTTTCCAGAATTGGATCGCCAAGCCTCCTTAGAAAAAGACATGGTATTCTACTATGGTAATGAATGGCGTAACCTGATTGCCCCTTCCAAGAGCGCTCAGGCTTACATTAGCCACATTCGCCAACTCTGTGCTACTGAACCCGTTTTGTTAATTGGTCATACCTACACTCGCTACATGGGCGATCTTTCCGGGGGTCAGATGTTACAAAAAATCGCTCAATCAACTTTGAGATTATCCGGCTATGAAGGTACATCTTTCTATAACTTCGAGCAAATTCCCGACAAAAAAGCATTCAAAGACAAGTATCGTCAAGCATTAGACTCATTACCCATCGATGATGCCACAGCAGATAGAATCGTTATCGAAGCAAATAAGGCTTTCCAATTCAATATGCAAATGGCTACAGACTTAGAAGGGAATTTAATTAAAGCCCTCGGTCAGGTAGTATTTAGTAGCCTAACTAGCAGCCGTAATCCTGGTAGCACTGAAGCCGCTAGTTTATGA
- a CDS encoding manganese catalase family protein gives MFFHKKEPIHVVNIGEANPRFAQLLLEQFGGATGELSAALQYWVQSFHVENAGIRDMLQDIAIEEFGHLEMVGKLIEAHTKNVDQTEAYKSTLFAVRGIGPHFLDSQGNAWTANYLNEGGDVVRDLRANIAAEAGARQTYEELIKLSPDQGTKDTLVHLLTREISHTQMFMKALDSLGKLTDPFFGNVQPDETVALYYNLSSNGNGHDERGPWNSEPTFKYIANPVEQHS, from the coding sequence ATGTTTTTTCACAAAAAAGAGCCAATTCATGTGGTAAATATTGGTGAAGCAAACCCTCGTTTTGCTCAGTTACTTCTAGAGCAGTTTGGCGGTGCTACTGGTGAATTATCAGCAGCTTTACAATACTGGGTACAATCATTTCATGTGGAAAATGCTGGCATCCGCGATATGTTGCAAGATATTGCAATTGAGGAATTTGGGCATTTAGAAATGGTTGGTAAACTCATCGAAGCCCATACAAAAAATGTAGATCAAACAGAGGCTTACAAAAGTACCCTCTTTGCTGTCAGAGGCATAGGTCCACATTTTCTGGATAGCCAAGGTAATGCTTGGACTGCAAATTATCTCAACGAAGGTGGGGATGTAGTTCGAGATTTGAGAGCTAATATTGCAGCTGAAGCCGGAGCGCGTCAGACTTACGAAGAGTTAATCAAGCTATCACCTGATCAAGGAACAAAAGACACTTTAGTGCATCTGCTGACACGAGAAATTTCTCACACTCAGATGTTTATGAAGGCTTTAGATTCTCTTGGTAAACTGACAGACCCCTTCTTTGGTAATGTTCAACCTGATGAAACTGTAGCTCTTTATTACAACTTATCATCAAATGGCAATGGTCATGATGAACGAGGCCCCTGGAATTCTGAGCCAACATTTAAATACATTGCTAATCCAGTGGAACAGCATTCTTAG
- a CDS encoding PAS domain S-box protein: protein MLETQRSYWQSCSISLVSVLLALLVGLALEIFFKLKVEVSLLFLASVVVSSWYGGIVPGLLAIVLAIVVKDYFFTSPVYSIALSNWTDLIHPVMFSLVGGLVSFSNAHLRTTSQVSIAKLAKLKINYRCLLETVNEGIWIFDTLGQTEYVNHRIADKLGYSVEEILQRSLFDLIELENQQDFWQWIAQEHEQSQECHLYCRDGSLWWVIVSISPIWNQQGEVSGAIAILTDITERKQSENNSDSERLRLQTILDTLPVGILIADSQGKLLEMNPAMKAIWGQDAPLLNHTSQYHQYRGWWADTGKAIAADEWTLARTLASGEAILDEEINIETFDGKRKTILNSAIPIDDEHGTMINAVVVNVDISERKQAEAALQESELKFRSLADTMPQMFWITRPDGYHEYFNQRWYDYTGTSLEQTQGEGWQNILHPDDVERTIVVWQDCLETGNDYEIEYRFRRASDGEYRWQLGRAFPLRNQDGSIIKWFGSCTDIHEQKLAIEERAQALERERTARIELERAIRMKDDFLAIVSHELRSPLNPILGWAKLLKSRKLDTNKINQALEVIERNAQLQARLIDDLLDVSRILRGKLSLNACTLDLANTIEAALETVRLTAEAKSIQIHTEYTPHVGKVKGDPNRLQQVVWNLLSNAVKFTPEAGQIKVSLKKVGSLAQIQVSDNGKGISQDFLPYVFERFRQADETTTRKFGGLGLGLAIVRHLVELHGGSVQVSSEGEDLGATFTVQIPLITVTPGSEDDFTPDIEPNLQGLRLVVVDDDADTLELLTFILEQQGVEVKAVSSATEALKAITQTQPDLLLSDIGMPEVDGYMLIQRLRTMETSTTKKLPAIALTAFAGEADSQRIISSGFQYHLTKPVEPSELAKVIANLVMSSE from the coding sequence ATGTTAGAAACTCAGCGCTCCTATTGGCAAAGTTGCAGTATATCTCTGGTGTCGGTATTGCTGGCGCTTTTAGTAGGATTAGCTCTAGAAATATTCTTCAAACTCAAAGTAGAGGTATCACTACTATTTTTGGCATCAGTGGTTGTGAGTAGTTGGTATGGGGGAATAGTACCAGGTTTACTGGCGATAGTGTTAGCTATTGTGGTTAAAGACTACTTTTTTACATCACCTGTGTATTCGATTGCTTTGAGCAACTGGACAGACTTGATACATCCAGTAATGTTTAGCTTGGTAGGGGGACTGGTGAGTTTCTCCAATGCACATTTAAGGACGACCAGTCAAGTATCTATAGCCAAATTAGCAAAGCTAAAAATCAATTATCGTTGCCTCTTAGAAACAGTCAATGAAGGTATCTGGATATTTGACACTTTAGGACAGACGGAATATGTCAACCATCGAATAGCGGATAAGTTAGGCTACAGTGTGGAGGAAATACTCCAGCGATCGCTTTTTGACTTAATTGAACTGGAGAATCAACAAGATTTTTGGCAATGGATAGCACAAGAGCATGAGCAAAGTCAAGAGTGTCATTTATACTGTCGAGACGGTTCACTATGGTGGGTAATTGTCTCTATTAGTCCCATTTGGAATCAGCAAGGAGAGGTTTCTGGAGCGATCGCTATTCTCACAGATATCACAGAACGCAAGCAATCGGAAAACAATTCTGATAGTGAGCGTTTGCGCCTGCAGACGATTTTAGATACTTTACCGGTAGGAATATTGATTGCCGATTCGCAAGGAAAACTTTTAGAAATGAATCCGGCGATGAAAGCAATTTGGGGTCAAGATGCACCCTTGCTTAATCATACCAGTCAATACCATCAGTATAGAGGATGGTGGGCAGATACGGGTAAAGCGATCGCTGCTGACGAATGGACACTAGCACGGACTTTAGCTAGCGGTGAAGCTATTCTCGATGAAGAGATTAACATTGAAACTTTTGATGGCAAGCGGAAAACTATTCTGAATTCTGCCATACCTATTGACGACGAACACGGTACAATGATCAACGCCGTAGTTGTCAATGTAGACATTAGTGAACGCAAACAAGCAGAAGCTGCCCTCCAAGAGAGTGAATTAAAGTTTCGCTCCCTGGCAGATACTATGCCACAAATGTTTTGGATTACACGACCGGATGGCTACCATGAATATTTTAATCAGCGCTGGTATGACTATACAGGAACCAGTCTAGAACAAACTCAAGGGGAAGGATGGCAAAACATCCTCCATCCTGATGATGTGGAACGGACAATAGTCGTGTGGCAAGATTGCCTAGAGACAGGAAACGATTATGAGATTGAGTATCGTTTCCGTCGAGCTAGCGATGGTGAGTATCGTTGGCAATTAGGCAGAGCATTTCCCTTACGTAATCAAGATGGGTCAATTATTAAGTGGTTTGGTTCCTGCACTGATATTCATGAACAGAAATTAGCCATAGAAGAAAGAGCGCAAGCACTAGAACGGGAGCGTACAGCTAGGATAGAACTAGAAAGAGCCATCCGCATGAAAGATGACTTTCTAGCCATAGTCTCTCATGAATTGCGATCGCCACTCAACCCCATTTTAGGCTGGGCAAAACTCCTCAAAAGTCGCAAATTAGATACTAATAAAATCAATCAAGCACTGGAAGTAATTGAGCGTAATGCCCAACTACAAGCACGGTTAATCGATGATTTACTCGATGTTTCCCGGATTTTGCGCGGTAAGTTGAGTTTGAATGCTTGTACCCTCGACTTAGCAAACACTATCGAAGCTGCACTAGAAACCGTCCGTCTAACAGCCGAAGCTAAATCAATCCAAATTCACACTGAATATACACCTCATGTAGGAAAAGTCAAAGGTGATCCCAACCGCTTACAACAAGTAGTCTGGAATCTCCTCTCCAATGCTGTAAAATTTACTCCAGAAGCAGGACAGATAAAAGTCAGCCTCAAAAAAGTTGGTTCTCTAGCACAAATTCAAGTTAGCGATAACGGCAAAGGGATTAGTCAAGACTTTCTCCCCTATGTATTTGAACGCTTTCGCCAAGCCGATGAAACCACAACCAGAAAATTTGGGGGATTAGGATTAGGTTTAGCTATTGTGCGTCACTTGGTAGAACTGCACGGTGGTTCTGTGCAAGTCAGCAGTGAGGGAGAAGATTTAGGTGCAACCTTTACTGTCCAAATACCTCTAATTACTGTTACCCCAGGATCAGAAGATGATTTCACACCAGACATTGAACCCAACTTGCAAGGCTTGCGACTAGTAGTCGTTGATGACGATGCTGATACCTTGGAATTACTCACATTCATTTTAGAACAGCAGGGAGTAGAAGTTAAAGCAGTATCCTCAGCGACTGAAGCACTCAAAGCCATCACCCAAACCCAACCAGATTTACTCCTCAGCGATATCGGTATGCCAGAAGTCGATGGTTATATGCTGATTCAGCGATTAAGAACTATGGAAACATCCACAACTAAAAAACTTCCAGCGATCGCTTTAACTGCTTTTGCCGGTGAAGCCGACTCTCAAAGAATTATCTCATCCGGCTTTCAATATCATCTCACAAAGCCAGTAGAACCATCAGAATTGGCTAAAGTCATCGCTAATCTTGTAATGAGTAGTGAGTGA
- a CDS encoding rhodanese-like domain-containing protein, whose product MDNNLLSGIIPQQPPIRPQSDAHTLKSRLEWGEPALTILDVRDRSTYNDGHIMGAMPMPIDQLVERAASSLEKSRDIYVYGANEEQSSEAANLLRSAGFEHVSQLKGGLAAWKAIGGATEGIVESRTPAGADDYNVVARIQNHLENQQKQV is encoded by the coding sequence ATGGATAACAATTTGCTGAGTGGTATTATTCCTCAACAGCCACCAATTAGACCACAATCTGATGCTCACACACTCAAGTCTCGTTTAGAATGGGGTGAACCCGCTTTGACAATATTGGATGTACGCGATCGCTCTACCTATAATGATGGTCATATTATGGGTGCGATGCCAATGCCCATTGATCAATTGGTAGAACGAGCTGCATCTTCTTTAGAAAAAAGCCGTGATATTTATGTTTACGGTGCAAATGAAGAACAAAGTTCCGAAGCTGCAAACTTACTCCGTTCGGCTGGCTTTGAGCATGTATCACAACTCAAAGGTGGTTTAGCCGCCTGGAAAGCGATCGGTGGAGCAACAGAAGGTATCGTAGAATCAAGAACTCCGGCCGGTGCAGATGACTATAATGTAGTTGCACGTATCCAAAATCACTTGGAAAATCAGCAAAAGCAAGTTTAG
- a CDS encoding aliphatic sulfonate ABC transporter substrate-binding protein, giving the protein MSKFGSLYISVSKGVMMISRLIDLLPQRIGQHILRSLRSATWRSATYRLTIRFAIGLVLTLVLPVFFDSYAVAASESSNRFQLSKSSIVQLLETVGLFMAGIIFCVVLDRWFYRRSDRSNNTPLREEARRLKQLKIGYPEGMTNLEVLRTQGLLETRLRPYGLTIIWTSFLSASSLIEALSNGTIDFCGGGGTASIFSQAADHVFVRVAKEKYTAAKGQAILVPEDSPIQTLADLKGKKIAFDKGASAHYILVRALAKVGLDFNDIEPVYLTQPEALPRFRRGEIDAWVVWVPYTATQARSAYPGRSITDLESIFGDQASVEVPTYYYAIPELVRDYPDILKVILEEVNEAGTWAKRQELEAVQRLTEHHEIDPSILEILQKHSGERAIIPIDDQSLDALQHQANIFRDLNLIPERVNVKDGTYSLQTKQNWTY; this is encoded by the coding sequence GTGAGCAAATTTGGTAGTTTATATATCAGCGTCAGCAAAGGAGTCATGATGATTAGCCGTTTGATTGACCTGCTACCTCAACGCATAGGTCAACATATCTTACGGTCGCTCAGATCAGCCACTTGGAGATCGGCTACCTACAGGTTGACAATTCGATTTGCCATCGGACTTGTCTTGACTTTGGTCTTGCCTGTATTTTTTGACAGTTACGCTGTTGCTGCTTCTGAATCTAGTAATCGGTTCCAACTCTCCAAAAGCTCCATAGTCCAGTTACTAGAAACTGTCGGACTATTTATGGCGGGGATAATTTTCTGTGTAGTTTTGGATCGCTGGTTTTATCGGCGTTCTGATCGATCCAACAACACACCCTTAAGAGAGGAAGCGCGGCGGCTCAAACAACTCAAAATTGGATATCCAGAGGGGATGACAAATCTGGAAGTTCTCCGGACTCAAGGCTTGCTGGAAACACGTTTGCGACCTTATGGACTGACTATCATCTGGACAAGCTTTTTATCAGCTTCTTCTCTGATCGAAGCACTCAGTAATGGCACAATTGACTTTTGCGGCGGCGGCGGTACTGCTAGCATCTTCTCGCAAGCCGCAGATCATGTATTTGTGCGGGTAGCTAAGGAAAAATATACAGCTGCCAAAGGTCAAGCGATTCTGGTACCAGAAGATTCACCAATTCAGACGCTTGCTGACCTGAAGGGTAAAAAGATCGCTTTTGACAAAGGCGCTAGCGCACATTATATACTTGTACGAGCGTTGGCAAAAGTCGGCTTAGATTTTAATGACATCGAGCCAGTTTATCTGACACAACCAGAGGCGCTACCCCGGTTCCGCCGAGGTGAAATCGATGCTTGGGTGGTTTGGGTTCCCTACACAGCAACTCAAGCCCGCAGCGCTTATCCAGGGCGATCGATTACAGACCTAGAGAGTATATTTGGCGATCAAGCCTCCGTGGAAGTTCCCACCTATTACTACGCCATTCCAGAACTGGTACGCGACTACCCCGACATACTCAAGGTGATTTTAGAAGAGGTAAACGAAGCTGGAACTTGGGCTAAGAGACAGGAATTAGAAGCTGTTCAAAGATTGACAGAACACCATGAAATTGATCCATCTATTCTAGAAATTTTACAAAAACACAGTGGCGAACGCGCCATCATTCCGATTGACGACCAATCTCTCGATGCTCTACAGCATCAAGCAAATATATTTAGAGATTTAAATCTAATTCCTGAACGGGTGAATGTGAAAGATGGAACCTATAGCTTGCAAACCAAGCAAAACTGGACTTATTAA
- a CDS encoding GlsB/YeaQ/YmgE family stress response membrane protein, with amino-acid sequence MNIIAWVVLGLLAGAIAKAIYPGYQGGGILSTIVLGIIGAFIGGSLYSLFATGTLQLTATSLSIPGLLIAIIGAIIAIYLWGLLSRSRSV; translated from the coding sequence ATGAATATTATTGCTTGGGTAGTATTAGGTTTATTAGCTGGTGCGATCGCTAAAGCGATTTATCCTGGTTACCAAGGTGGTGGTATTCTCTCCACAATCGTTTTAGGTATCATTGGCGCATTTATCGGTGGTAGCTTATACAGTCTGTTTGCAACGGGAACCTTGCAACTAACTGCCACTAGCTTAAGTATTCCTGGACTTTTAATCGCCATCATTGGAGCAATCATTGCTATCTATCTATGGGGACTACTCAGCAGAAGCAGAAGCGTCTAG
- a CDS encoding NACHT domain-containing NTPase: protein MTSQGLRASSEGIRAAKTALTDKTLSQQKLAATIGITRQPVSKFFAGEPVSRSCFVQICQQLGLSWQKVASLPEDTISETNSQSTAVEIDVLVPQVRQKRQDKIQDQCSTIKMLDIAQAIPLAEVYTPVSMLEEITNQRWQEIADLCQELDSKFGFRGFGQSQHQKGLLGLEAVSRYSKLMVLGKAGSGKTTFLQYLAMECNQGMLQPQHVPIFIRLKEFAEDVQSDTELNLWQYISQEFLCSGIDEESTIRILTSGKALVLLDGLDEVPLDHAETVIREIRKFTQLYYKNQFVISCRIAAQKYRFQGFTEVEIADFNDQQVEFFVKKWFVAIAHHSMDAGEIIANQFIQQLNLRENHLIREFAATPILLHLLCLVFQVKAKFPVKPANLCDQALNILLARWDEIRGIKRDNFYSNLTLIKKKKLLAYLAVSTFTQENYFFEQDKIQQLVSEYLSRLPNTDQQTVQLQQNSAAIMQGIEAQDGLLIERSRGIYSFSHLAFQEYLTAKYIVENFLDEGKQLLVNHMSKARWQNAVLLTVSMFANTDEILQLMKNRIDSLVVDDDKIQNYLIWLHQKTSSIPDIQKSADVRAFYLVCTYAFAYTPHYGREWDYMGNLAFNPELSLDELLSSILNCANDLYFTVEHTLNDDYAFNHARALNINLEEAIDLAGNAQLQQELRKLQKKLPSTESNLTKFRHWWCEQGKDWQQKLRTTLIQYRNIGHDWQFSHEQIQLLQQYFQDNKLLINALKYSANDVLKQKIEDGLFLAIAKITP, encoded by the coding sequence ATGACAAGTCAAGGACTCAGAGCTTCATCAGAAGGTATTAGAGCTGCAAAAACAGCATTAACAGACAAAACCTTAAGTCAGCAAAAACTAGCAGCAACTATTGGCATAACACGTCAGCCAGTTTCCAAGTTTTTTGCTGGTGAACCAGTATCTCGTAGTTGTTTTGTCCAAATTTGCCAACAGTTAGGATTATCTTGGCAAAAAGTAGCAAGTTTACCTGAAGACACGATATCAGAGACTAACTCACAGTCTACTGCTGTTGAAATTGATGTATTAGTACCACAAGTACGCCAAAAACGCCAAGATAAAATTCAAGACCAGTGCAGTACTATCAAAATGTTAGATATTGCTCAGGCAATTCCTTTAGCCGAAGTTTACACTCCTGTCAGTATGTTAGAGGAAATCACCAATCAGCGATGGCAAGAAATTGCTGATCTGTGTCAGGAGTTAGATTCTAAGTTTGGCTTTCGTGGATTTGGACAAAGCCAGCATCAAAAAGGGTTATTAGGGTTAGAAGCGGTATCGCGGTACTCCAAGTTAATGGTACTAGGAAAAGCTGGATCAGGGAAGACGACGTTTTTACAATATCTGGCGATGGAATGCAATCAAGGTATGTTGCAGCCACAACACGTACCAATTTTTATCCGCCTCAAAGAATTTGCGGAAGATGTGCAAAGTGATACGGAATTAAATCTCTGGCAATACATTAGTCAAGAGTTTCTTTGTAGTGGGATCGATGAAGAATCAACTATCAGAATCTTGACTAGCGGTAAAGCCCTAGTTTTACTTGATGGACTCGATGAAGTGCCATTAGATCATGCCGAAACAGTTATTCGAGAAATTCGCAAATTTACTCAGCTTTATTATAAAAATCAATTTGTGATTAGTTGTCGTATTGCTGCTCAAAAATATAGATTTCAGGGATTTACTGAAGTTGAAATTGCCGATTTTAACGACCAACAAGTAGAATTTTTTGTGAAAAAATGGTTTGTGGCGATCGCTCATCATTCAATGGATGCAGGCGAGATAATTGCTAATCAGTTTATTCAACAATTGAACTTACGAGAAAATCACCTGATCAGAGAATTTGCTGCTACACCCATCTTGCTGCATCTGCTGTGCTTGGTATTTCAAGTTAAAGCAAAATTCCCTGTGAAACCAGCTAATTTATGCGATCAAGCCTTAAATATTTTATTAGCTAGATGGGATGAAATTAGAGGGATTAAAAGAGATAATTTTTACTCTAACTTGACGCTAATTAAGAAGAAAAAGTTACTGGCTTATCTAGCAGTCAGCACATTTACTCAAGAAAATTACTTCTTTGAACAGGATAAAATACAGCAATTGGTATCTGAATATTTATCTAGGTTACCAAATACTGATCAACAAACAGTACAATTGCAGCAAAATAGTGCCGCAATTATGCAAGGAATTGAAGCACAAGATGGTTTATTAATTGAGCGATCGCGGGGAATTTACTCTTTCTCTCATTTAGCATTTCAAGAATATCTGACCGCAAAATATATTGTAGAAAATTTTCTAGATGAGGGGAAACAATTATTAGTTAATCACATGAGTAAGGCTCGTTGGCAAAATGCAGTTTTACTAACTGTAAGTATGTTCGCCAATACTGATGAAATATTACAGCTAATGAAAAATAGAATTGATTCCCTGGTAGTTGATGATGACAAAATCCAAAATTATTTAATTTGGTTACATCAAAAAACCAGTTCAATTCCTGATATACAAAAATCTGCGGATGTGAGAGCTTTTTATTTAGTTTGTACTTACGCTTTTGCCTATACGCCTCACTACGGACGAGAATGGGATTATATGGGTAATCTAGCATTTAATCCTGAATTGAGCCTGGATGAATTGTTGAGCAGTATTTTAAACTGTGCTAATGACTTATATTTTACTGTTGAACATACTCTAAATGATGATTATGCTTTTAATCATGCCCGCGCTCTCAACATTAATCTTGAAGAAGCTATTGATTTAGCGGGAAATGCACAATTGCAGCAAGAACTAAGAAAACTCCAAAAAAAGTTACCTAGTACAGAAAGTAATCTCACAAAATTTCGTCACTGGTGGTGTGAGCAAGGCAAAGATTGGCAGCAAAAGTTAAGAACTACTCTAATTCAATATCGGAATATTGGTCATGATTGGCAATTTAGTCATGAGCAAATCCAGCTATTACAACAATATTTTCAGGATAATAAATTACTCATTAATGCTCTGAAATATAGTGCAAATGATGTATTAAAACAAAAAATTGAAGATGGGTTATTTTTAGCGATCGCCAAAATTACACCCTGA